The sequence TTTTATACAATATCAAGCTTTATTCTAACAACGACTACCCCATTATTTTACCCAGTGGTTCATGCACAGGGATGATGCGGCATGATTATTTGGAATTATTTGAAGGGCATGCCGAATTCAATATGGTTAAAGATTTCTGCTCTAGGGTGTATGAATTGAGCGAATTTTTGGATAAAAAATTGCAAGTCAAGTATGAAGATAAGGGCGAACCGCTTAAAATCACATGGCATTCTAATTGCCATGCCTTAAGGGTGGCTCAAGTGATTGACTCGGCTAAAAATCTCATCAGACAGCTTAAAAATGTAGAACTCATTGAATTAGAAAAAGAAGAAGAGTGTTGCGGGTTTGGGGGGACATTTTCGGTTAAAGAGCCTGAAATTTCAGCCGTTATGGTTAAAGAAAAGATTAAAGACATAGAAAGCCGTCAAGTGGATGTGATCGTTTCAGCGGATGCTGGGTGTTTGATGAATATTAGCACCGCTATGCAAAAAATGGGCTCTTCAACAAAACCCATGCATTTTTATGACTTTTTAGCCTCAAGGCTTGGACTTTAACATTAAGGGATAAAGGGATAATCATGGAAAAACACCACAGCGACCAAGAATACGAAGAAATCATCACCGACCAATTAGGCGATATACAATTAAGGGAAAATTTGCGTTCTGCAATGGATACCTTAAGGGCTAATCGCAAGAATTTGATTAAAAATCGTTACAGCGAATGGGAAAATTTAAGGGAGTTAGGCAAGGAAGTCAAGCTTAAAATCTTATCCAGGCTTGATGAGTATTTGGAATTGTTTGAAAAAAACGCCACCAAAAACGGCTTTAAAATCCATTATGCTAAAGACGGCGATGAAGCTAATGAAATCATTTACAATCTCGCTAAAGAAAAAAACATTAAGCGCATTTTAAAGCAAAAGTCTATGGCGAGCGAAGAAATCGGCTTGAACCATTATCTCAAAGAAAAGGGCATTCAAGCGCAAGAAACAGATTTGGGCGAATTGATTATCCAACTTATCAATGAACACCCTGTGCATATTGTCGTGCCAGCTATCCATAAAAACCGCAAACAAATCGGTAAAATTTTTGAAGAAAAACTCAACGCCGCTTATGAAGAAGAGCCTGAAAAACTTAATGCGATCGCTAGAAAGCACATGCGCAAGGAATTTGAAAGCTTTAAAATGGGGATTAGTGGGGTTAATTTCGCTATCGCTAATGAGGGGGCGATTTGGTTAGTGGAAAATGAAGGCAATGGCAGAATGAGTACCACCGCATGCGATGTGCATGTCGCTATTTGTGGGATTGAAAAATTAGTAGAAAGCTTTGATGATGCAGCGATTTTAAACAATTTGCTCGCTCCAAGCGCTGTGGGTGTACCTATCACTTGCTATCAAAACATTATCACAGGTCCTAGAAAAAACGACGATTTGGACGGTCCTAAAGAAGCCCATGTCATTTTATTAGACAATAACCGCTCCAATATTTTGGCTGATGAAAAGTATTATCGCGCTCTTTCATGCATTCGTTGCGGGACTTGTTTGAACCACTGCCCTGTCTATGATAAAATCGGTGGGCATGCCTATCTTTCCACTTACCCTGGTCCTATAGGCGTGGTGGTATCTCCCCAACTCTTTGGGCTTAATAATTATGGGCATATCCCTAATTTGTGCAGTCTTTGTGGGCGTTGTTCTGAAGTATGCCCCGTAGAAATCCCACTAGCGGAGCTTATTAGAGATTTACGATCGGATAAAGTGGGCGAAGGCAGGGGCGTAGTCAAGGGGGCTAAAAGCACGCAACACAGCACAATGGAAAAATTCTCTATGAAAATGTTCGCTAAAATGGCGAGTGATGGATCTAAATGGCGTTTTCAATTGAAAATGGCTCAATTTTTCTCCCCTTTAGGCAAGCTTTTAGCTCCCATACTGCCTTTAGTCAAAGAGTGGGCTAGTGTGAGAACCTTACCCAATATGGACACAAGCTTGCATGCAAAAGTCCAACATTTAGAAGGGGTGATCTATGAGTAAAGATCTTATTTTAAACCGCATTAAAGAAGCCAAAGCTAAGCATACCATTAAGGGAGCAAACCCTACTTATAAAAATATCATTAAAGTGGAGTTTGAAGATTTGGTGGAAGAATACAAGCATTTTCAAGTGTTGAATAAAGCTGAAGTCATTGAAAGCGATAAAGAAAATTTAGAGCAAGCGATTTTAAAAGCTTTAGAAAACTTTAAAAGCGAAAAAATCTTACACGCTACGGATTTAGATTTAAATTTTGAAGCGTTTAAGGATTTTACTTTACAACCCTATGATAAAGAAATTGAAGCAATGCGTGAAGAATTGTTTAACATTGACACGGCTTTGTTGCATGGGGCTTGTGGGATTTCAAGCTTGGGCATGATTGGGGCGGTTTCTTCGCATGCAAGCCCACGATTGCTTTCACTCATTACCCTTAATTGCATTATCTTATTGAAAAAAGAATCCATTGTGCGCAATTTAAGCGAAGGCATGCAAGCTTTAAAAAACCAGAGTAAAAACGGCGTCTTACCCACAAACATGCTCCTTATTGGTGGACCTAGCCGGACAGCTGACATTGAATTAAAAACCGTTTTTGGGGTGCATGGGCCTCAAAAAGTCGCTATCATTCTCTATTAAAGGATAAGAATGGAAAAATTAGAAGCTGGGCAGTTAGCCCCCAATTTTAGATTAAAAAACAGCGATGGGGTAGAGATTTCTTTAAAAAATTTGCTCCATAAAAAAGTGGTGTTGTATTTCTACCCTAAAGACAACACACCCGGATGCACATTAGAAGCGCAAGATTTTAGCGCTCTGTTTAATGAGTTTGAAAAGAAAAACGCTATCGTCGTGGGTGTAAGCCCTGATAATATTCAATCGCATCAAAAATTTATCAGCCAATGCTCTTTGAATGTGATCTTGCTCTGCGATGAAGACAAAAAAGTCGCTAATCTCTACAAAGCTTATGGCAAACGCATGCTTTATGGGAAGGAGCATTTGGGGATCATCCGCTCCACTTTCATTATCAACACGCAAGGCGTTTTAGAAAAGTGTTTCTACAATGTCAAAGCGAAAGGTCATGCTCAAAAAGTTTTAGAGAGTTTGTAGTTTCATTCTCAAGCTTTCGCCCCTTTTAATGTTTGGGCTTTTTAATTATTTCTTTCATTTAGAAAAATTTTGGTCGCTTTGTTTTAAACCCATAAGGGGATAAGAAATTATTTTGCGATAATGTCTCTAAAGAACGCTTTTTAAAAACGACCGCTTGACTAAAACCAACCTTTGATTGTAAAAACGCTAAAAGCATTTTTACAATGATTTATTTTTGTTCAGGTTGCCAAATGGTTTTTTCTGAAGGGGTGCTATCAGCTTCGTTTTGTAAAATTTGTTGTTTAGTTTCATGGCAAGCTGCAAACAATAACACCAAGATTACAGCTAAAAAGGAAAATTTCATTTCAAGCTCCTTTAAATATTAAAATATACGATCCATTATAAGAAAATAAGAGTTAAAAAAAGTTTAATCTTTGATTCTGTTTTAACGGAGCGTTGTTGCAATTTTAAAAAACGCTCAAAACATTCTTTAAAACCAATCTTTAAAAAACGCTTCCTTGGAGGGTTTAGTTGGGGCTTGTAGAGGAGAATTATTCCACAACACCCCCTATCCTTAAGAGTTTTATA comes from Helicobacter acinonychis and encodes:
- a CDS encoding (Fe-S)-binding protein — translated: MKVNFFATCLGTAIYSNASLSAIKLLRKENLEVVFKKDQTCCGQPSYNSGYYEETKKVVLYNIKLYSNNDYPIILPSGSCTGMMRHDYLELFEGHAEFNMVKDFCSRVYELSEFLDKKLQVKYEDKGEPLKITWHSNCHALRVAQVIDSAKNLIRQLKNVELIELEKEEECCGFGGTFSVKEPEISAVMVKEKIKDIESRQVDVIVSADAGCLMNISTAMQKMGSSTKPMHFYDFLASRLGL
- a CDS encoding LutB/LldF family L-lactate oxidation iron-sulfur protein; its protein translation is MEKHHSDQEYEEIITDQLGDIQLRENLRSAMDTLRANRKNLIKNRYSEWENLRELGKEVKLKILSRLDEYLELFEKNATKNGFKIHYAKDGDEANEIIYNLAKEKNIKRILKQKSMASEEIGLNHYLKEKGIQAQETDLGELIIQLINEHPVHIVVPAIHKNRKQIGKIFEEKLNAAYEEEPEKLNAIARKHMRKEFESFKMGISGVNFAIANEGAIWLVENEGNGRMSTTACDVHVAICGIEKLVESFDDAAILNNLLAPSAVGVPITCYQNIITGPRKNDDLDGPKEAHVILLDNNRSNILADEKYYRALSCIRCGTCLNHCPVYDKIGGHAYLSTYPGPIGVVVSPQLFGLNNYGHIPNLCSLCGRCSEVCPVEIPLAELIRDLRSDKVGEGRGVVKGAKSTQHSTMEKFSMKMFAKMASDGSKWRFQLKMAQFFSPLGKLLAPILPLVKEWASVRTLPNMDTSLHAKVQHLEGVIYE
- a CDS encoding LutC/YkgG family protein, translating into MSKDLILNRIKEAKAKHTIKGANPTYKNIIKVEFEDLVEEYKHFQVLNKAEVIESDKENLEQAILKALENFKSEKILHATDLDLNFEAFKDFTLQPYDKEIEAMREELFNIDTALLHGACGISSLGMIGAVSSHASPRLLSLITLNCIILLKKESIVRNLSEGMQALKNQSKNGVLPTNMLLIGGPSRTADIELKTVFGVHGPQKVAIILY
- a CDS encoding peroxiredoxin — encoded protein: MEKLEAGQLAPNFRLKNSDGVEISLKNLLHKKVVLYFYPKDNTPGCTLEAQDFSALFNEFEKKNAIVVGVSPDNIQSHQKFISQCSLNVILLCDEDKKVANLYKAYGKRMLYGKEHLGIIRSTFIINTQGVLEKCFYNVKAKGHAQKVLESL